The window AAAGACACCAAGCCGGAGGAACATTCAGCTTACGACTCTCACGAGCACCATCAGCCTCAGAAGACGTCCACCCATCACAACGATCACGCGAAGCACATGAAAACCTCGGATCATTCCGCTCATAAAAATCAGGAAAGCAAAGATTCCCAAAAGATTGAATCCCTAACGGTTGACAACATCAGTGCCCTTACTTCAACATCGCTACCCGAAAAAGCTCCGCGCTACGATGTTAAACTCGTCTTAGGCGGCGATATGTCCCGCTACATTTGGCACATAAACAATAAAGCAATTCATCAGGAGCGAACTTTAGAAATCAAAGAAAACGATGTTGTGCGCTTCACGATGGTCAATGATACAATGATGCACCACCCGATGCACCTTCACGGTCATTTTTTCCGTGTCATTAATAAAAATGGCGACAAATCCCCAATGAAGCACACTGTAGATGTTCCGCCGCACCAAACCCGCACAATAGAATTCTTAGCCAATGAGCCTGGTGAATGGATGCTCCATTGCCATAATCTATATCATTTAAAAACCGGCATGGCACGAGTTGTGAAGTATTCCTCGTTTACACCTAAACCCGAAATAGCAGGATGGCAAAAATACGACCCGCATCTGCACGACCATTGGTATACCTATGGTTTAGTCGAGACGTCATCAAACCATGCTCAGGCATTTTTGAGTCTTTCGCAAACTTGGAATCAGTTAGAGACTCGCGTTGAATCTGCAAATATTAGAAATAAGCAATTCTCTTTTGATGATAAATGGGACTACGAAGTAGATCTTTTCTATCGGCGATGGTTCAATAGGTTTTTTAATATTGTTGCGGGCGGAACTAGTTACGGTGAAGAAGAAAAAGCTGTTATCGGTTTTGGATACATACTACCCTTTATTATCCGCACAAATGTTTTAGTGAACAATTCTGGAAAACTAAGAATCGATGTTGAAAAAAGGTTTCAGTGGAGCAAAACCGTTTTTACAGACGTTGAATTTAGTTATCGCCCTGATCAGGATGGCGCCCATGAATCAGAAACCGAAGTCTCATTAATGTACGCCCCTAGTTGGTCATGGGCTGCTGGCCTGATGCTTACTAACGACAGCTTAGGTGGCGGACTAGAAATCCAATTTTAAGATAATGATGAATTACGACACCAGAGAAAATTTTAACAGCCCTTGACGTTCTCCATATACTATACTACCCTATAGTATATAAGCTGAACGAAAGGCATTTATGGCAAAGCAGAAAGCGACTCTTAAAGACTCCCGCATCCATCCCGATCATACGAGCCAGAAAAGCCGTGTAAATCGTATTCGTGGCCAGGTCGATGGCATTGAACGTATGATTGATGAACGTCGCTACTGCGTAGATATAGTTCAACAGATCAAAGCCGTCCGTTCGGCTCTTACAGGTCTTGAAAACTCGATTATTGAGACTCATCTTCGCGGTTGCGTTCAAAGCGCAATGACCTCCAAAGACGCGCATGATGCTGAACAAAAAATTCAGGAAATTATGAAAATCATGGCTAAATAGGCTCTAGAAAGAAGGACTATATGGATCACTCTCACCAATCCCACCACACCCAGAACGATAATCACTCGTGCTGCTCTATCGAAAAGAAACCGAAAACAGAGAGCACATCTGTAATAGATCCCGTATGCGGCATGACAGTAAATCCACCAGCCGCTAAGGGAAAATCCGAACACAAGGGCGAATCATACTTTTTTTGCAGCACTAAATGTAAAATGAAGTTCGAGGAGAATCCCGAAAAATATTTAAACAAAGAAAAATCAAAAGAACCAACTGTGTCGAAAGACGTTGAATACACTTGCCCGATGCACCCAGAGATAATTCAAATGGGGCCAGGTTCGTGTCCGAAATGTGGAATGGCTCTTGAACCAGTAATGATCTCGCTCGATCAAGAAGAGGATAATATTGAATATCTCGATATGAAAAAAAGATTTTGGGTGGCAACAGCTCTCTCCATCCCCCTTTTGTTTATCACAATGGGGGGCCGCCATTTTCTGCATTCGCTCGAACTTCAATCTCTTTTTGGGTATATTGAATTTGCACTCGCTACACCCGTAGTGATTTGGTGTGGATGGCCGTTTTTTGAGAGATTTGTTCAGTCGTTAAAAAATAAAAGTCCCAACATGTTTACGCTCATTGGGCTTGGGGTTGGCGTCGCATATATTTTTAGTATTGTCGCGCTATTCTTCCCTCACTTTTTCCCAAAGTCCTTCATAGATTCTATGACCGGAGAAGTAGGTTTATATTTTGAGCCTGCCGCTATCATTGTAACACTCGTTCTATTGGGCCAAGTGCTAGAGCTAAAAGCACGAGGACAAACTGGTGCGGCGATTAAAGCTCTCCTTAATCTCGCACCGAATAGCGCGACAAAGATTAATTCGGACGGAACCGAAGAAGAGGTGTCAGTAGACCAAATCCATATTGGAGACCAGTTACGTGTTCGTCCAGGCGACAAAGTTCCAGTAGATGGCATTGTGGTGTCAGGACACAGCTCCGTGGATGAGTCGATGATCACTGGAGAGTCCCTCCCAGTTCAAAAAACCGAAGGCGACAAAGTTGTTGGGGCAACGATAAATGGAACTGGGTCATTTGTTGTAAAGGCGGAGAAGATTGGAAAAGACTCACTCCTATCGCAAATTGTTCAGATGGTGGCAGAAGCACAGCGATCACGTGCTCCAATTCAAAAACTTGCCGATCAAATTTCTGCTTTTTTTGTACCGACGGTTATTATTGCAGCAATCACGACAGCAGTCGTATGGAGCATTTGGGGTATCGAACCAAAACTCGCGTATGCGGTTGTAAATGCTGTTGCTGTTCTCATTATCGCCTGTCCTTGTGCTCTCGGACTCGCAACGCCTATGTCAATCATGGTGGCCACAGGGCGTGCCGCTAGCATGGGAATTTTATTTAAAAACGCCGAAGCTATTGAAACACTGAGAAAAGTAGACGTTCTCGTTATTGACAAAACTGGTACGGTTACTGAGGGTAAACCAAAACTAATGAATGTAGAAAGCTACTCGAATTATTCTAAAGATGATCTCCTTCGCTTAGTCGCAACTCTTGAAAAAGAAAGTGAGCATCCCCTGGCTGCCGCTATCGTTGCAGGCGCATCCCACCTGAAGTTAGCGAAAGCGCAATCGTTTTCGTCCATTACTGGAAAGGGAACGCAGGCAACTATTGAAAACCAGTTCGTCTCAATTGGGAATATAGCTTTGATGAAAGACCTCTCAATCTCTGTTGCCTCAGCTGAAGACCGCGCTGATGAGTTGAGAGGTCAAGGCCATACGGTCATGTATGTAAGTATTGAGAAGACTTTTGCAGGCATTATAAGTGTTGCAGATCCAATCAAGCAGACATCAGCGGCTGCGATTAAGTCACTACAAGAATCCGGCATAAAAGTTATTATGTTAACAGGCGATAATCAAAGAACCGCAGATGCCGTGGCAAAATCCGTTGGCCTCAATGAAGTGGTCGCCGAGGTTCTTCCTCAACAAAAAACAGATGTCATCAAGAAGCTCCAAGCCCAAGGCAAAATAGTTGCAATGGCAGGAGATGGGATCAACGATGCGCCCGCACTTGCGCAAGCCCATGTTGGAATTGCAATGGGTACGGGAACCGATGTCGCTATAAAAAGCGCTGGAGTAACCCTCGTTAAGGGCGATTTAAAAGGAATCGTGACCGCTAGATCACTCAGTATTGCGACAATTAAAAATATTAAACAAAACCTATTCTTCGCATTTTTTTACAATGCCCTTGGGGTTCC of the Bdellovibrionales bacterium genome contains:
- a CDS encoding multicopper oxidase family protein translates to MKLHLLLFILLSLHVPLSFAKTVKYELTATRQTVNLSGKKSVDFAISLNGQIPAPTLTFIEGDDAEIKVTNKLENEEISIHWHGLLLPPEMDGVPYVNTPPIKAGESYTFKFRLRQNGTFWYHSHTHVQEQKGVYGAIVILPRENKIKADKDIVVVLSDWSDENADQILRNLRKDGDYYLYKKGTMRSWWGAIHQGHGALGRFLYNEWTRMGGMDLSDVGYDAFLINGKKESQLVEAHPGERVRLRIINAAASSYFYVSLGNAPMTVISADGTDIQPVKANDFLIGMAETYDILFTVPEHKNFELRATAQDGTGWASGWVGMGEKVLVPTRPLPDQYATMDHGSHANGSMQMDHSGHSSEHMNMDLNAHKDTKPEEHSAYDSHEHHQPQKTSTHHNDHAKHMKTSDHSAHKNQESKDSQKIESLTVDNISALTSTSLPEKAPRYDVKLVLGGDMSRYIWHINNKAIHQERTLEIKENDVVRFTMVNDTMMHHPMHLHGHFFRVINKNGDKSPMKHTVDVPPHQTRTIEFLANEPGEWMLHCHNLYHLKTGMARVVKYSSFTPKPEIAGWQKYDPHLHDHWYTYGLVETSSNHAQAFLSLSQTWNQLETRVESANIRNKQFSFDDKWDYEVDLFYRRWFNRFFNIVAGGTSYGEEEKAVIGFGYILPFIIRTNVLVNNSGKLRIDVEKRFQWSKTVFTDVEFSYRPDQDGAHESETEVSLMYAPSWSWAAGLMLTNDSLGGGLEIQF
- a CDS encoding metal-sensitive transcriptional regulator is translated as MAKQKATLKDSRIHPDHTSQKSRVNRIRGQVDGIERMIDERRYCVDIVQQIKAVRSALTGLENSIIETHLRGCVQSAMTSKDAHDAEQKIQEIMKIMAK
- a CDS encoding heavy metal translocating P-type ATPase, which translates into the protein MDHSHQSHHTQNDNHSCCSIEKKPKTESTSVIDPVCGMTVNPPAAKGKSEHKGESYFFCSTKCKMKFEENPEKYLNKEKSKEPTVSKDVEYTCPMHPEIIQMGPGSCPKCGMALEPVMISLDQEEDNIEYLDMKKRFWVATALSIPLLFITMGGRHFLHSLELQSLFGYIEFALATPVVIWCGWPFFERFVQSLKNKSPNMFTLIGLGVGVAYIFSIVALFFPHFFPKSFIDSMTGEVGLYFEPAAIIVTLVLLGQVLELKARGQTGAAIKALLNLAPNSATKINSDGTEEEVSVDQIHIGDQLRVRPGDKVPVDGIVVSGHSSVDESMITGESLPVQKTEGDKVVGATINGTGSFVVKAEKIGKDSLLSQIVQMVAEAQRSRAPIQKLADQISAFFVPTVIIAAITTAVVWSIWGIEPKLAYAVVNAVAVLIIACPCALGLATPMSIMVATGRAASMGILFKNAEAIETLRKVDVLVIDKTGTVTEGKPKLMNVESYSNYSKDDLLRLVATLEKESEHPLAAAIVAGASHLKLAKAQSFSSITGKGTQATIENQFVSIGNIALMKDLSISVASAEDRADELRGQGHTVMYVSIEKTFAGIISVADPIKQTSAAAIKSLQESGIKVIMLTGDNQRTADAVAKSVGLNEVVAEVLPQQKTDVIKKLQAQGKIVAMAGDGINDAPALAQAHVGIAMGTGTDVAIKSAGVTLVKGDLKGIVTARSLSIATIKNIKQNLFFAFFYNALGVPVAAGILYPFFGILLNPMFAALAMSLSSVSVIGNALRLKSASLKEESKL